A DNA window from Streptomyces sp. 71268 contains the following coding sequences:
- a CDS encoding sugar ABC transporter permease gives MTTTLASRPPAPKPGRPATGGRQRRRALRWLPLTPATALLLLFLGGPIVYCVAIAFTDMQLTGSSSTSFVGLDNFRHAFQDEHFRNAVVLTLVFTVLSSLVGQNTLGLGLALLMRRASGPVRTLVGSLTIAAWVVPEIVAGFLLYAFFRDEGTLNAVLDWAHLPSQDWLYSAPIIAVSLANVWRGTAFSMLIYSAALAEIPREITEAAEVDGAGGWRRLWHITLPMIRRSIGTNLMLNTLQTLSVFGLIWAMTRGGPGNRSQTLPVFMYDQAFLKALIGYGTAVALLLLLIGALFAAVYLRLLRTEV, from the coding sequence ATGACCACCACCCTCGCCTCGCGGCCCCCCGCGCCCAAGCCGGGCCGGCCGGCCACCGGCGGCCGGCAGCGCCGCCGCGCGCTGCGCTGGCTGCCGCTGACCCCGGCCACCGCGCTGCTGCTGCTCTTCCTCGGCGGTCCCATCGTCTACTGCGTCGCCATCGCCTTCACCGACATGCAGTTGACCGGCTCCTCCTCGACGAGCTTCGTGGGCCTGGACAACTTCCGACACGCCTTCCAGGACGAGCACTTCCGCAACGCCGTCGTGCTCACCCTCGTCTTCACCGTGCTGTCCTCGCTCGTCGGCCAGAACACCCTGGGCCTGGGCCTGGCCCTGCTGATGCGGCGCGCGTCCGGGCCGGTGCGCACGCTGGTCGGCTCGCTGACCATCGCGGCCTGGGTGGTCCCGGAGATCGTCGCCGGTTTCCTGCTGTACGCCTTCTTCCGCGACGAGGGCACCCTGAACGCCGTGCTCGACTGGGCCCACCTGCCGTCCCAGGACTGGCTGTACAGCGCGCCCATCATCGCCGTGTCGCTGGCCAACGTGTGGCGCGGCACGGCGTTCTCGATGCTCATCTACTCCGCCGCGCTCGCCGAGATCCCCCGCGAGATCACCGAGGCCGCCGAGGTGGACGGGGCCGGCGGCTGGCGCCGGCTGTGGCACATCACGCTGCCGATGATCCGCCGCTCCATCGGCACCAACCTCATGCTCAACACGTTGCAGACGCTCTCGGTCTTCGGCCTGATCTGGGCCATGACGCGTGGCGGCCCCGGCAACCGCAGCCAGACACTGCCGGTGTTCATGTACGACCAGGCGTTCCTGAAGGCCCTCATCGGCTACGGCACGGCCGTCGCCCTCCTGCTGCTGCTCATCGGGGCCCTGTTCGCCGCCGTCTACCTGCGCCTGCTCCGTACGGAGGTATGA
- a CDS encoding MFS transporter — MSRRVRVRLLDTRPLRSGRAFRALWIGTSASQLGGQMANVAVLAQVWELTGSPVATGAIGIATGLPMVLFGLLGGVLADAVDRRAVVRATTVGQLLAATGLCAQALAGNRSVVLLLALVAVGASCGALGAPARRALPVRLLPAGQVAAGLALTNVSFQTAMLAGPALAGLVIARWDVAAAYAAQALAMAVAALATRHLPVTRPEGAEAAGGRRRPKRGGWRVVLRHPPLWGSLATDLSATLLAMPVALFPLVNEVRFGGDPRTLGLFLSAVAVGGIAAGLLSGTVTRWRRAGLAQLSAAGVWGLALAGFGLAGPLWLALGCLAVAGAADTVSVITRGALVQRETPDAYRGRVSSVEHVIGVAGPELGNFRGGLVASVTSAPCSLVIGGVVAALAVAAVAVANAPLRAYRTPSAAERPAAPEPGAAASAGAVN, encoded by the coding sequence GTGAGTCGGCGGGTTCGCGTCCGGCTCCTCGACACCCGCCCGCTGCGGAGCGGGCGGGCGTTTCGCGCCCTGTGGATCGGCACCTCGGCCTCGCAACTCGGCGGCCAGATGGCCAACGTGGCGGTGCTGGCCCAGGTCTGGGAACTGACCGGCAGCCCCGTGGCCACCGGCGCCATCGGGATCGCCACCGGCCTGCCGATGGTGCTGTTCGGGCTGCTCGGCGGCGTGTTGGCCGACGCCGTCGACCGCCGCGCGGTGGTGCGGGCCACCACCGTGGGTCAACTGCTGGCCGCCACGGGGCTGTGCGCCCAGGCCCTGGCGGGCAACCGGAGCGTGGTGCTGCTGCTCGCCCTGGTGGCCGTGGGCGCGAGCTGCGGCGCTCTCGGCGCTCCGGCCCGGCGCGCGTTGCCGGTCCGGCTGCTGCCGGCCGGCCAGGTCGCGGCCGGCCTCGCGCTGACCAACGTCTCCTTCCAGACGGCGATGCTGGCCGGGCCCGCGCTGGCCGGGCTGGTCATCGCCCGCTGGGACGTCGCCGCCGCGTACGCCGCCCAGGCCCTGGCCATGGCGGTCGCGGCGCTCGCGACGCGCCACCTGCCCGTCACGCGCCCCGAGGGCGCCGAGGCCGCCGGCGGCCGGCGGCGGCCGAAGCGCGGTGGATGGCGGGTCGTGCTGCGGCACCCGCCGCTGTGGGGCTCGCTGGCCACCGACCTGTCCGCGACCCTGCTCGCCATGCCCGTGGCGCTCTTTCCGCTGGTCAACGAGGTGCGTTTCGGGGGCGACCCGCGGACCCTCGGGCTGTTCCTCTCGGCCGTCGCGGTCGGCGGGATCGCGGCCGGCCTGCTCTCCGGCACGGTGACGCGCTGGCGCCGCGCCGGCCTGGCGCAGTTGTCCGCGGCCGGCGTCTGGGGCCTGGCGCTGGCCGGCTTCGGCCTGGCGGGGCCGTTGTGGCTGGCGCTCGGCTGCCTGGCGGTGGCGGGCGCGGCCGACACCGTGTCCGTCATCACCCGAGGTGCCCTGGTCCAGCGCGAGACCCCGGACGCGTACCGGGGGCGGGTCTCGTCGGTGGAGCACGTCATCGGTGTCGCGGGCCCCGAACTCGGCAACTTCCGCGGCGGACTGGTCGCGTCGGTCACCTCCGCCCCCTGCTCGCTGGTCATCGGCGGGGTGGTCGCCGCGCTGGCGGTCGCCGCCGTGGCCGTGGCCAACGCCCCCCTGCGCGCCTACCGCACGCCATCCGCCGCCGAGCGGCCAGCCGCCCCCGAGCCCGGTGCCGCGGCGTCCGCCGGTGCGGTGAACTGA
- a CDS encoding carbohydrate ABC transporter permease, with the protein MSTVTSPSLPAPSTPAAGQVAAPSAPSPRAARRTPTERRRWRRRVGVDLVLLAVAALFALPLVWLVLASVDAEADLRVGAPSPATTENFEAVWNEEITFRPMLNSLLLCGGATLLTVVCAALAAYPLSRYRSRLVRPYLLTVLFTTCLPVTAIMVPVYGLYVQVELIDSLLGTALFLAATQLPFAIWLMKNFMDGVPIALEEAAWTDGASWHQALVRIILPLMGPGLAVVTIYSFIMMWGNFFVPFMLLLTPDQLPASVTLFTFFGSRDSVVYGQLAAFSLLYSTPVILLYVLIARRLGGGFALGGAVKG; encoded by the coding sequence ATGAGCACCGTGACGTCGCCCAGCCTTCCCGCCCCGTCCACGCCGGCCGCCGGCCAGGTGGCCGCGCCCAGCGCCCCCTCGCCGCGCGCGGCCCGCCGCACCCCGACCGAGCGGCGCCGGTGGCGCCGGCGCGTGGGCGTCGACCTCGTGCTCCTGGCCGTCGCCGCGCTGTTCGCCCTGCCCCTGGTGTGGCTGGTGCTCGCCTCCGTCGACGCGGAGGCCGACCTGCGGGTCGGCGCGCCGTCGCCCGCGACGACGGAGAACTTCGAGGCGGTGTGGAACGAGGAGATCACCTTCCGCCCGATGCTCAACAGTCTGCTGCTGTGCGGCGGGGCCACGCTGCTGACGGTGGTGTGCGCGGCGCTGGCCGCCTACCCGCTCTCCCGCTACCGCTCCCGGCTGGTCCGCCCGTACCTGCTGACCGTGCTGTTCACCACCTGCCTGCCAGTCACCGCGATCATGGTCCCGGTCTACGGCCTGTACGTGCAGGTGGAGCTGATCGACAGCCTCCTCGGCACGGCCCTCTTCCTGGCCGCGACCCAACTCCCGTTCGCCATCTGGCTGATGAAGAACTTCATGGACGGCGTGCCCATCGCCCTGGAGGAGGCCGCCTGGACGGACGGCGCCTCCTGGCACCAGGCGCTGGTGCGGATCATTCTGCCGCTGATGGGGCCGGGCCTGGCGGTCGTGACGATCTACAGCTTCATCATGATGTGGGGGAACTTCTTCGTCCCCTTCATGCTGCTGCTCACCCCCGACCAACTCCCCGCCTCGGTCACCCTGTTCACCTTCTTCGGCAGCCGCGACTCCGTCGTCTACGGCCAGTTGGCCGCGTTCTCGCTGCTCTACTCGACGCCGGTGATCCTGCTGTACGTGCTGATCGCGCGCCGCCTCGGCGGCGGGTTCGCGCTCGGCGGGGCGGTCAAGGGGTAG
- a CDS encoding DUF6204 family protein — MTTRTFRIMVRGVFDGLSDEQRAELLARAAEHDVLRASFTTEGHLSYDLAARSAFTFRFADTGEAEEDILAATERAEECARAWLDQRGYGYRDLRARAEDLSQAPLGKRQRRAAAQRNA; from the coding sequence ATGACCACTCGAACCTTCCGCATCATGGTCCGTGGCGTCTTCGACGGGCTCAGCGACGAGCAGCGGGCCGAACTGCTGGCGCGGGCCGCGGAGCACGACGTCCTGCGGGCGTCGTTCACCACCGAGGGCCACCTCAGTTACGACCTGGCCGCGCGGTCCGCCTTCACCTTCCGCTTCGCGGACACCGGCGAGGCCGAGGAGGACATCCTGGCGGCGACCGAGCGCGCCGAGGAGTGCGCCCGGGCCTGGCTCGACCAGCGCGGCTACGGCTACCGCGACCTCAGGGCGCGGGCCGAGGACCTCTCCCAGGCGCCGCTGGGCAAGCGGCAGCGCCGGGCCGCCGCCCAGCGGAACGCCTGA
- a CDS encoding serine protease — protein MRLRNLLRVALAPALIAAAVLSAQSASAADRTPEPTAPSTRIVGGGPASEAYSFMGSMQVNGRHGCGASLIKSGWMVTAAHCVAGQQPGNFRIRIGSSDHLSGGTLASVSQIIRHPRYGQVGPYDIALLRLSQPVANQPINIASTSPVEGTATRLLGWGQTCGSPGCGPAPRGLKELNTRINPDRMCTTNFNSSVELCVYGSRSGTACYGDSGGPALVKEGGVWRLAGATSRAGVNNQICGTGDATVYTDVTAHQQWIAQQTGGLLTS, from the coding sequence ATGAGACTCCGCAACCTGCTGCGCGTCGCGCTCGCCCCCGCGCTGATCGCCGCAGCCGTCCTGTCCGCGCAGAGCGCCAGCGCCGCGGACCGCACGCCCGAACCCACCGCGCCCAGCACGAGGATCGTCGGCGGCGGCCCGGCCAGCGAGGCGTACTCGTTCATGGGCTCCATGCAGGTCAACGGCCGGCACGGCTGCGGCGCCTCGCTCATCAAGAGCGGGTGGATGGTCACCGCCGCGCACTGCGTGGCCGGCCAGCAGCCCGGCAACTTCCGGATACGCATCGGCTCGTCCGACCACCTCAGCGGCGGCACCCTCGCCTCGGTCTCGCAGATCATCCGCCACCCCCGTTACGGACAGGTCGGCCCGTACGACATCGCGCTGCTGCGGCTGAGCCAGCCGGTGGCCAACCAGCCGATCAACATCGCCAGCACCTCGCCCGTCGAGGGCACCGCCACCCGCCTGCTCGGCTGGGGCCAGACGTGCGGCTCGCCCGGCTGCGGTCCCGCGCCACGTGGCCTGAAGGAGCTCAACACGCGCATCAACCCGGACCGGATGTGCACCACCAACTTCAACAGCTCCGTGGAGCTGTGCGTCTACGGCAGCCGCTCCGGCACCGCCTGTTACGGCGACTCCGGCGGCCCGGCCCTGGTGAAGGAGGGTGGCGTCTGGCGGCTGGCCGGCGCGACCAGCCGGGCGGGCGTGAACAACCAGATCTGCGGCACCGGTGACGCCACCGTCTACACTGACGTGACCGCCCACCAGCAGTGGATCGCCCAGCAGACGGGCGGCCTGCTCACCAGCTAG
- a CDS encoding NAD(P)H-binding protein, which translates to MTILVTGATGNVGREVVEQLIERGHRVRALSRDPGRAALPAGVEVVGGDLAEPGTLDAAFEGLSAVHLMTYNADQGALTTGPELARLVERSGARRVSVLWSGSEGSVEQALREGPTPWTFIQPGEFMSNALTWADSIRTEGVVREPFARARNASVHEGDVAAVAVHALTEDGHAGRRYVLSGPEALTVPQKVATLGAALGRDLRYVELTEEQARQRWRESGASPEAVDMLAEWHRDPPPEGYTVVPTVREVTGRPARSFADWAAEHADRFR; encoded by the coding sequence ATGACGATTCTGGTGACCGGGGCGACCGGCAACGTGGGCCGCGAGGTGGTCGAGCAACTCATCGAGCGGGGGCACCGGGTACGGGCGCTGAGCCGTGACCCCGGGCGGGCCGCGCTGCCGGCCGGCGTCGAGGTGGTGGGCGGCGACCTCGCCGAGCCCGGCACGCTGGACGCGGCGTTCGAGGGCCTGAGCGCGGTCCACCTCATGACGTACAACGCCGACCAGGGGGCGCTGACCACCGGGCCCGAACTCGCCAGGCTGGTGGAGCGGTCCGGGGCGCGGCGGGTCTCGGTGCTGTGGAGCGGCTCCGAGGGCAGCGTGGAGCAGGCGCTGCGGGAGGGCCCCACGCCCTGGACCTTCATCCAGCCGGGCGAGTTCATGTCCAACGCGCTGACCTGGGCGGATTCCATCCGTACCGAGGGCGTGGTGCGCGAGCCGTTCGCGCGGGCGCGCAACGCCTCGGTCCACGAGGGCGACGTGGCGGCGGTGGCCGTGCACGCGCTCACCGAGGACGGCCACGCCGGCCGGCGCTACGTCCTCAGCGGCCCCGAGGCGTTGACCGTCCCGCAGAAGGTCGCGACGTTGGGCGCGGCGCTCGGGCGCGACCTGCGCTACGTCGAACTCACCGAGGAGCAGGCGCGCCAGCGGTGGCGGGAGTCGGGCGCCTCGCCGGAGGCCGTCGACATGCTGGCCGAGTGGCACCGCGACCCGCCGCCCGAGGGGTACACGGTGGTGCCGACGGTGCGGGAGGTCACTGGCCGTCCCGCGCGGAGCTTCGCCGACTGGGCGGCCGAGCACGCGGACCGCTTCCGCTGA
- a CDS encoding extracellular solute-binding protein, with protein MRPTAPLILAATLAVAATSLTGCGAFGTDPNTLKIVYLRNTDNKVRHMDAYLSRVKDEFERAHPGKKVKLIPIQAAQPDYWVKVQQMMRSAKTTPDVVYEDTFIINSDVASGYLRPLDRYLERWRDWDRFLPRARAAARAEDGRTYGVPMGTDTRALWFNKKLFAKAGLPTDWQPRSWDELLSTARTLKKRLPGVIPLNVYTGKGPGEASVMQGFEMLLYGTGADPLYDPKAGRWVAGGQGFEDALTFLDTVYGEGLGPHPSDAVDPNVPTRVATELLPERKVAIALDGSWMGQFWIKTGGRPWPAWSKELGQAPMPTQYGQSPGKVSMSGGWTWAIPAKSQKPDLAWKLVETLQSQPNAVEWSLRDAQIAVRADVAADRRYRTSMPGIEFFTGLVRHTHYRPALPVYPRVSSAIGEAMEAVTTSDTSPAAAARDYDDELDSITDGKVVNRGR; from the coding sequence GTGCGCCCCACCGCCCCGCTCATCCTCGCTGCCACCCTCGCCGTCGCGGCCACCTCGCTCACCGGCTGTGGCGCGTTCGGCACCGACCCGAACACCCTCAAGATCGTCTACCTGCGCAACACGGACAACAAGGTCCGGCACATGGACGCCTACCTGTCGCGGGTCAAGGACGAGTTCGAGCGCGCCCACCCGGGCAAGAAGGTCAAGCTCATCCCCATCCAGGCCGCTCAGCCGGACTACTGGGTGAAGGTCCAGCAGATGATGCGCTCGGCGAAGACCACGCCCGACGTGGTGTACGAGGACACCTTCATCATCAACTCCGACGTCGCCAGCGGTTACTTACGCCCCCTCGACCGCTACCTGGAGCGCTGGCGCGACTGGGACCGGTTCCTCCCCCGGGCCAGGGCGGCGGCCCGGGCCGAGGACGGCAGGACGTACGGGGTGCCGATGGGCACCGACACCCGGGCCCTGTGGTTCAACAAGAAGCTGTTCGCCAAGGCCGGACTGCCCACCGACTGGCAGCCCCGGAGCTGGGACGAGCTGCTGAGCACGGCCCGCACGCTGAAGAAGAGGCTCCCCGGCGTCATCCCGCTCAACGTCTACACCGGCAAGGGCCCGGGCGAGGCGTCGGTGATGCAGGGCTTCGAGATGCTGCTCTACGGCACCGGCGCCGACCCCCTCTACGACCCGAAGGCAGGCAGGTGGGTCGCCGGTGGCCAGGGGTTCGAGGACGCGCTCACCTTCCTCGACACGGTCTACGGCGAGGGGCTCGGCCCGCACCCCTCGGACGCGGTGGACCCCAACGTCCCCACCCGGGTGGCCACCGAACTCCTCCCGGAGAGGAAGGTCGCCATCGCCCTGGACGGCTCCTGGATGGGCCAGTTCTGGATCAAGACCGGCGGCCGCCCCTGGCCCGCCTGGTCGAAGGAGCTGGGCCAGGCCCCGATGCCCACCCAGTACGGCCAGTCACCCGGCAAGGTCAGCATGTCCGGCGGCTGGACCTGGGCCATCCCGGCCAAGTCCCAGAAGCCGGACCTGGCGTGGAAGCTGGTGGAGACGTTGCAGAGCCAGCCGAACGCGGTCGAGTGGTCGCTGCGGGACGCGCAGATCGCCGTGCGCGCCGACGTCGCCGCCGACCGCCGCTACCGCACCTCGATGCCCGGCATCGAGTTCTTCACCGGCCTGGTCCGGCACACCCACTACCGGCCCGCGCTCCCGGTCTACCCACGGGTCTCCTCGGCCATCGGCGAGGCGATGGAGGCCGTCACCACCAGCGACACCTCGCCGGCCGCCGCGGCCAGGGACTACGACGACGAGCTGGACTCGATCACCGACGGCAAGGTGGTGAACCGGGGCCGATGA
- a CDS encoding glycosyl hydrolase family 8, which translates to MVRNRRSLALLTVAALAGGGGFWLAGVPGSQTADAAPARGAVAEGPRARAAVAIPFGSHSFSYADGALKPSGSQKDNDAKVLAFYQKWKANFIKQNCGNGWYQVYSPDADHDYVAEAQGYGMVITATMAGADADARKIFDGILKYVLDHPSSINKDLHAAEQNASCKSVNGTDSATDGDLDIAYGLLLADRQWGSSGAYDYKALAVKRINAIKKSEVHSGTKLTKLGDWSSGDYDQVSRTSDWIPGHFKAFKKATGDGTWDAVRNKTQQVTADLQAKHAAKTGLLPDFVENTTSTPRPPSGEVLEDPHDGDYHWNACRDPWRLGTDAAQTGDAASKKAAVKLSSWSRSKAGGNPSKLVNGYRLNGTAYGDGNDAAFFAPFAVAAMNDADGQAWLDALWKKMVATAPGSDDYFSASIQLQSMLVVTHNFWTP; encoded by the coding sequence ATGGTGAGGAACCGCAGATCGCTCGCCCTACTGACTGTCGCCGCCCTCGCCGGTGGTGGCGGGTTCTGGCTCGCCGGTGTGCCCGGCAGCCAGACCGCCGACGCCGCCCCCGCGCGGGGCGCGGTCGCCGAGGGCCCGCGCGCCCGGGCCGCTGTCGCCATCCCGTTCGGCAGCCACTCCTTCTCGTACGCCGATGGCGCCCTCAAGCCCTCCGGCAGCCAGAAGGACAACGATGCCAAGGTGCTGGCCTTCTACCAGAAGTGGAAGGCCAACTTCATCAAGCAGAACTGCGGCAACGGCTGGTACCAGGTGTACTCGCCCGACGCCGACCACGACTACGTCGCCGAGGCGCAGGGCTACGGCATGGTCATCACCGCGACCATGGCCGGGGCCGACGCCGACGCGCGGAAGATCTTCGACGGCATCCTGAAGTACGTCCTCGACCACCCCTCGTCGATCAACAAGGACCTGCACGCGGCCGAGCAGAACGCGAGCTGCAAGAGCGTCAACGGCACGGACTCGGCGACCGACGGCGACCTGGACATCGCGTACGGGCTGCTCCTCGCCGACCGGCAGTGGGGCAGCTCCGGCGCGTACGACTACAAGGCGCTGGCGGTCAAGCGGATCAACGCGATCAAGAAGAGCGAGGTGCACAGCGGCACCAAGCTCACCAAGCTCGGCGACTGGTCGTCGGGCGACTACGACCAGGTCTCGCGCACGTCGGACTGGATTCCGGGCCACTTCAAGGCGTTCAAGAAGGCGACCGGCGACGGCACCTGGGACGCGGTGCGGAACAAGACGCAGCAGGTCACCGCCGACCTCCAGGCCAAGCACGCGGCCAAGACCGGGCTGCTGCCGGACTTCGTGGAGAACACCACCTCCACGCCCCGGCCCCCGTCCGGCGAGGTGCTCGAGGACCCGCACGACGGGGACTACCACTGGAACGCCTGCCGCGACCCGTGGCGCCTTGGCACCGACGCCGCGCAGACCGGCGACGCGGCCTCCAAGAAGGCGGCCGTCAAGCTGAGTTCGTGGTCCAGGTCGAAGGCCGGCGGCAACCCGTCCAAGCTGGTCAACGGCTACCGGCTGAACGGCACGGCGTACGGCGACGGCAACGACGCCGCGTTCTTCGCGCCGTTCGCGGTCGCGGCGATGAACGACGCCGACGGTCAGGCGTGGCTGGACGCGCTGTGGAAGAAGATGGTCGCCACCGCGCCCGGCTCCGACGACTACTTCTCCGCCAGCATCCAGCTCCAGTCGATGCTGGTCGTCACGCACAACTTCTGGACCCCCTGA
- a CDS encoding class I SAM-dependent methyltransferase, translated as MDEVREFYSVTGAWWARADARVTERDASRVEALRSHTGPGVRRVLELGAGYGATAVATARAGYAVTAVELSDRADHAAGLATGLGAGSLTFHKADFYAVRLDGRFDAVTYWNGFGIGADADQRRLLHRIADHWLAPAGVALVDVFNPFVWAGWDGDEEHLLPDPEAGYDHELYERTRFDPVTCAATDTWRSATEPGREFSQTLRCYTPADLALLLAGTGLELADIVVGGRSIGPPGAPAAPSTVTRELLHQHHEYLAVLRHAPA; from the coding sequence ATGGATGAGGTGCGCGAGTTCTACTCGGTGACCGGCGCCTGGTGGGCCCGGGCGGATGCCAGGGTGACGGAGCGGGACGCGTCGCGCGTCGAGGCGCTGCGCTCGCACACAGGGCCCGGCGTGCGGCGGGTGTTGGAGCTGGGCGCCGGTTACGGGGCCACGGCCGTGGCCACCGCGCGCGCCGGCTACGCCGTGACGGCCGTCGAACTCAGCGACCGCGCCGACCACGCGGCAGGGCTCGCGACTGGCCTCGGGGCCGGCTCGCTGACGTTCCACAAGGCGGACTTCTACGCCGTGCGCCTCGACGGCCGCTTCGACGCCGTCACCTACTGGAACGGCTTCGGCATCGGCGCCGACGCCGATCAGCGGCGGCTGCTGCACCGCATCGCCGACCACTGGCTGGCCCCCGCCGGGGTGGCGCTGGTCGACGTGTTCAACCCGTTCGTCTGGGCCGGCTGGGACGGCGACGAGGAGCACCTGCTGCCGGACCCGGAGGCCGGCTACGACCACGAGTTGTACGAGCGGACCCGGTTCGACCCCGTCACCTGCGCCGCGACCGACACCTGGCGTTCGGCCACCGAGCCCGGGCGCGAGTTCAGCCAGACCCTGCGCTGCTACACCCCCGCCGACCTGGCGTTGTTGCTCGCCGGGACCGGCCTCGAACTCGCGGACATCGTCGTCGGCGGCCGGTCGATCGGTCCGCCGGGTGCCCCCGCGGCACCGTCCACCGTGACGCGCGAACTCCTCCACCAGCACCACGAGTACCTGGCCGTGCTCCGGCACGCTCCCGCGTAG
- a CDS encoding ATP-dependent 6-phosphofructokinase — protein MRIGVLTAGGDCPGLNAVIRSVVHRAVAGHDDEVIGFEDGFKGLLDGRFRPLDLDAVSGILARGGTILGSARLERARLREAAENCEELARSYGIDALIPIGGEGTLTAARMLADAGMPVVGVPKTIDNDISATDRTFGFDTAVGVATEAIDRLKTTAESHQRVMVVEVMGRHAGWIALESGMAGGAHGICLPERPFDVADLVKMVEERFARGKKFAVICVAEGAHPAAGSMDYQKGEIDQYGHERFAGIGNRLAAELENRLGKEARPVILGHVQRGGTPTAYDRVLATRFGWHAVEAAHRGDFGMMTALRGTEVTLVPLAEAVTELKRVPADRMDEAESVF, from the coding sequence ATGCGCATCGGAGTGCTCACCGCCGGGGGCGACTGCCCCGGTCTCAACGCCGTGATCCGGTCGGTCGTGCACCGCGCCGTCGCCGGACACGACGACGAGGTCATCGGCTTCGAGGACGGCTTCAAGGGACTCCTCGACGGTCGCTTCAGGCCCCTCGACCTCGACGCCGTCAGCGGCATCCTCGCCCGTGGCGGGACCATCCTCGGCTCGGCCCGCCTGGAGCGCGCCCGGCTGCGCGAGGCCGCCGAGAACTGCGAGGAGCTGGCCCGCTCGTACGGCATCGACGCGCTCATCCCGATCGGCGGCGAGGGCACGCTGACCGCGGCCCGGATGCTCGCGGACGCGGGCATGCCCGTCGTCGGCGTGCCGAAGACCATCGACAACGACATCTCGGCCACCGACCGCACCTTCGGCTTCGACACGGCCGTCGGCGTGGCCACCGAGGCGATCGACCGGCTGAAGACCACCGCCGAGTCGCACCAGCGGGTCATGGTGGTGGAGGTCATGGGCCGGCACGCGGGCTGGATCGCCCTTGAGTCCGGCATGGCCGGCGGCGCGCACGGCATCTGCCTGCCCGAGCGCCCCTTCGACGTCGCCGACCTGGTGAAGATGGTCGAGGAGCGGTTCGCGCGGGGCAAGAAGTTCGCCGTGATCTGCGTCGCCGAGGGCGCGCACCCCGCCGCGGGCTCGATGGACTACCAGAAGGGCGAGATCGACCAGTACGGCCACGAGCGCTTCGCGGGCATCGGCAACCGGCTGGCCGCCGAGCTGGAGAACCGCCTCGGCAAGGAGGCCCGCCCGGTCATCCTCGGCCACGTGCAGCGCGGCGGCACGCCCACCGCGTACGACCGCGTCCTGGCCACCCGCTTCGGCTGGCACGCGGTGGAGGCGGCGCACCGAGGCGACTTCGGGATGATGACGGCGCTGCGCGGCACGGAGGTGACGCTGGTGCCGCTGGCCGAGGCGGTCACCGAGCTGAAGCGGGTGCCGGCTGACCGGATGGACGAGGCGGAGTCGGTCTTCTGA
- a CDS encoding MarR family transcriptional regulator: MTSSDPTAVPDPWHALRELLAAMDAEIEQVYVERGIEGVRPRFAYPLIRLAHTGPLTIRELARSLDRSHSAVSQTVAALRREGLVTSEPGPDARTRRIDLTERGRSLVPFLEAEWRATHATVAELDGEVPYAMTAVVEEVRRALERRSMRQRVLGHLVEPPQ, encoded by the coding sequence GTGACATCTTCCGACCCCACCGCCGTCCCCGATCCCTGGCACGCGCTGCGCGAGCTGTTGGCCGCCATGGACGCCGAGATCGAGCAGGTCTACGTCGAGCGCGGCATCGAGGGGGTGCGGCCCCGGTTCGCGTATCCGCTGATCCGGCTCGCTCACACCGGGCCGCTGACCATTCGGGAACTCGCGCGCTCCCTGGACCGCTCGCACTCGGCGGTCAGCCAGACCGTCGCCGCCCTGCGCAGGGAGGGGCTGGTGACCTCCGAACCGGGGCCCGACGCCCGCACCCGGCGGATCGACCTGACCGAGCGCGGCCGGTCGCTGGTGCCGTTCCTGGAGGCGGAGTGGCGCGCCACCCACGCGACGGTCGCCGAGTTGGACGGCGAGGTGCCGTACGCGATGACCGCCGTGGTCGAGGAGGTGCGGCGGGCGCTGGAGCGGCGGTCGATGCGGCAGCGGGTGCTGGGCCATCTCGTCGAGCCGCCACAGTGA